The DNA sequence aactaaatcaaaatCCAATCACAAAACCAAATCACGCACTTGGAGTCATGAGAGCAAacatggagagagagagagactcaGATGGTTCTAAATATCAAAACAGAAAAACTACCTCGATCCCAAAGcttatctctctttctctctatttttttgtttgttttttgaagtaaatgtggataaacgacagatttattgaaaaaggaaagaaaccgAACCAAGAacctctcaccagaagtgagggggaacaacaaacacaatagaaaaaacaaaaaggtagaATAAGAAGAGGGGAGTCTAGAAAGGCGGAAGGCACCATCTGGCAACTCAGGCCTGTCTAGACAGAAGTAGGAGCAACTACTCCTAAGCTATATCATGAGCAGGATCGCCAGCAGGATCAGAGTCTCTAGCGCTAAGGAAGCTGAGGGAGCGCTTAATTTTCTGAGAAGCTCCATTGAGTGATTGTTGATGTCTATCAGCAGCTGTTGAAAACCAggaaagaagcatattagcatttttaaagataatattaatGTGTGGCAAAGCATTTAATTGGAAGATACGAGTGTTTCTTTTAATCCAGATATTCCAGAGGACAGCACGGGAGACAAGATCCCAGAGAATTCGGTGTTGAGAGTCAATAGAGGGTAGCCATTTGGACCACAACAACTGTATTGAAAGTGGGAGAGAATTTGAATCTAAGGTATGAAGAAAGAATGTCCAAATTTGTTTAGTAAAATCACAGTCGAGAAAAAGATGCTGAATATTTTCAGAGGCATTATGTCAGAGGACACAAGTATCAGTGGAATTTTGAAAGTTGAaacctttcttgaaaagattaGTGAGAGTGAGAATTTTGTCCTCTCCAGCTAGCCAGCAGAAAAGTGTGACTTTACTGGGGCAGCGAATTTACCAGAAATTTGAGTAAAATGGGCAGCGGAGCccaccatcaatgagaaatttataaaaagatttgactGAGAAATTGCCACTTTTTTCAAGTGCCCAAATGAGGGTGTCATCTTGATTATGGGAGCACTCAGGAATAATATCAAGGAGAGCAGAAAGAGATTCGGCAGGGTCAGAGGGAAATAAAGAATCTGTATTAATTAGGCACTGATGGAAATGTCTGATGGTAATCCAAGGATCAACACAATCAGAGAATAGAGTAGGCCAGAGGTCTTTAAGTAAAATCCCATTATGCCATCGTTCGAGCTAGAGAAAAGTGTTACCCCCGTTATTTATGGCTTTCGTGATACAGGATCTAAAGGATAGCAGAATGGTAGTCATTCCCGCCcaaaagaaggatttattttTAGGTGGGGAATGAAACAAAGCTCCATATGGGTCTCTAACAGAGTTGTTAGCTTGGATGATTTTAGCCCAACCACAATTTTGATTACGGGAtagtttccaccaccattttccaagaagAGCATTGTTAAAATGTTGGAGGCTGAGGATTCCCCAGCCTTCCATGTTGCGAGGCCTAGTGATTCTATTCCAGGCGATGAGTCTAACACCTTTAGAACTCAGTTCGGgccctttccaaagaaaatcacgccgaattttatcaatttccaGGGTCACCCAGATATGAAGTTTGAAAACCGACATCCAATAAACTGGAATGGTAGTTAGGACAAAATTGATAAGAGTTAGGCGACCTCCCAGGGATAAGTAATTTGCTTTCCAAGAAGAGAGTCGAGTGCGAACCATGCCAATGAGCTTTGCCCAATCCATTCGTCTGGGTCTTTGACCAGAGAGAGGGACCCCAATATAGGTGATCGGGAGACAATTCCTGGAACAGTTAATAATTCTAGCAGAAGTAACGTGGGGTTGAAAGCCATAATTAGAGGAGAACAAACAGCTTTTTGAGAAGTTGATTGCTAAACCAGAAGATCCCTCATAAAGATAAAGAATCAGTTTGATGATTTGAAGGTCTTCTTGTCCACCAGCGGAAAAGATAAGGAGATCGTCCGCGTATTGGAGGTGACAAATGTTATCGGATTGATTTAAGGGAACGCCTACAAGGACTTTGGATTTAAGTGTGTGATGAAACATAGCACTAAGGACATCAGAGGCAAGGGCAAAAAGCAAGGGAGAGAGTTGATCACCTTGCCTCAAACCTCTTTTACATCGGATATATCCTTAAGTAGTACCATTAATGATGAACTGGGTCTTGGCAGTGCTAAGGATGGAATAAACCCAAGAAAGCCATTTAGGTCCAAATCCTCTGGCAGCAAGGACATCAAGGAGAAAGTTCCAATCATGAGTATCGAAAGCTTTTGCAAAATCCACTTTAAAGATATAACCGAGACATTTCCATTTTTGCCAATTGAAAATGACTTCTTGAGCTCCGACAATATTATCCGCAATGCATCTGCCCTTGATAAAACCATTGTGAGAGTCGTCCACCAGTAAATTGATAATCTCACTAAGTCTATTAGCAAGAatcttggagatgattttaCAGGTGGAGTTGATGAGGCTAATGGGTCTAAAGTCTGCAACCTCACCAGgtgtatttgtttttgtaattagAGAAATATTAATCCAATTGATACGCTCAAGGTTGATTGTGCCCTCGTAAAAGTCATTACAAAGCTTAATAATTGAGTCTTGGAGAAGGTCCCAATGTATTTGGAAGAAGAACATAGGAAAGCCATCTGGGCCAGGGGCTTTATCAGGGTTAAGATTAAAAACTGCCTGTTTAATTTCCTCAAGAGTAAAAGGTGAATCAAGTTGGGATAGATCAACTCTTTCCTTATAGTCAAAAAGGGAGTGCCAGTCAAGGAGGAAACGATTTGACAAGGGGGTGCcaaaaagagagcaaaagtgaTCAGTAAAGATCCTACCAATATGATCATTTCCTTGTAGTCAAAAAGGGAGTGCCAGTCAAGGATAATACGGGGAATGTGATTTTTGTTTCTCCTACAATTTGCTACTTGGTGAAAGAATTTAGTGTTAGAGTCCCCTTCTCTAAGCCATGTAATTCTGGAGCGTTGCTTCCAGTAAATTTCCTTCTGATTCATGATGGAGTAGAGTTCAGAGCGAATTTGGGAGAGACGAGAGGATTCTTCTTCAGAGAGAGGTCTATTTTCACCAATAACATCGATAGAGTGAAGATCCACGAGTAAACTATTTTTGAGCAATTTAGAAGCACCAAAAGTGGTTGAGGACTAGGTGCGAAGCTTTGCTTTCAAGTAAATAAGTtttttggatatgatgaaagcTCCGCAGCCAATGGGATTTAAGTCTCTCCACTAGTCTTGGATAAGGATGATAAGTTGGGGATTGGTATACCAGAGTTTCTCAAGTTTAAAAAGTCGGTGACGCTTGGAATGGTTTCCAAAGTCAAGGCAAATAGGAGAGTGATCTGATCCAAATCTGGGGAGGTCAAATTGGGATGATCTGGGATATAAGGAAGTCCAATTGTGGGAGTATAGTAATCTATCGAGACGGACCCAGATAGGATTAGATTGTCCATTGGTCCAAGTGAATTTTCTGCCATTAATTGGTGGATCAATAAGATCCAGTTCACTTTGAAGATTTTGGGAAATAGTGATATCTCTAGGATTAGATGCACCAATATTTTTGTCTTCTAAGGAGAACATCATGTTGAAATCACCACAAATAACCCAGGGAATGGTTATGAGATTTTTTAAGGATCGGAGCTTGTTACAAAAATCAGGTTTAATAGATCAGGAATTTGGTCCATAAACACTGGTGCAAATCCAAATAACGTTATCAATTcgattagaaaatttaatggagATGGTGAAGGAGCCCTTATGGAATAGATTCCCAAAGATATGAGTGCTATCCAAAGCTAGGATGATTCCTCCAGCAGAACCTTGAGCCTGTAAATATTCAAAACAATCAATACGCTTGCCTCCAATTGATCTCCAGAAGGATTTATGGAGATCTTGAATTTTGGATTCTTGGATACAAACAATATCTGCTTGGGAATTATTAATAACTTCTTTAACTAAGTGGCATTTAGAAGGTCTGCCAagacctctaacattccaacttaaaattttcatgagAAACAGGTAAAATCTAGCGTTCGGATCTTGGAGAAGATCCAGGGATTTGTGGGATATTGGAAGCTCTTTCAGCTTCAAGTGATCGAATTTTCTCTAGACATTTAGATTTATTAGTAGGAGATCCTAAGAAATTAATGCCACAAGAATTACTATATTTAAGCATTTGAGCAtcagtccaagaagaaaaaactgAATTAATAAGAGTGGGCGTACCTTCACGAGGATCGTcaggtatttttttctttgaggaGCATGGAGGAATAGGAACAAATCCAGCTTCTTCATTCCAGCGTCCAGAAGGCTTCTTAGGCCTATCACTCCTTCTAAGTTGTTTAGAATCAGTAGGaggttttttttggaaaattttccaAAAGACAGGGATCTTCAGGTGCAGGAACAGCAGAAGGTGGATCACAGTCAAATTGATTGAGGTTGTCTTCATCAAGAAAAGGATAATCTTCCAAGTCATTTTCCAGGATATTCTCGTCTTCTCCCCAGTCTAAAAGTTCTTCATCAGAGGGAATATCTAATGGAGAATTTTGGGGTGAAGGATCTTGAGAGTAAAATTTTCCAGAATTAATGCAAGGCACTAAGGTCCAACCACCATGGATGAAGATCCATTTGTATCCTTCAGGGATTGAAATTGTCGGTGGAAGGGGTTGAAGATGAGTTGGGAGATTTTCCTTAGAAGATAGATCAAGTGGTGTTTTCTGGTTAGGATCTGATTCAGATCGAGATTGATGTGAATCACGAGGCAAAAATGCCTTCTCAAATGTGGGATCATATGAATCTGTTTGTTGCTGATCCTTAGGAGTTAAATCAGCATCTAATGGAGGATCAGGGGAATGCTTATCTCAATGCATGATCTTCCTGTGAGATGGAAGAACAGGATCAGGAGAATGGCCATCACGAGGCATCTGATCAGGCGGGATAGAGGGGATATGATCAGGAAGCTGATCTCGAGGAATAAAGCGATCAGATGTGATCTCATCTTGAGATTTGATTAAACAAACATTTGATTTGCAGGAATCAGTGGAGATGCAATCACGTGAGAGAGCGGACGATTGCAAAGAGCCAAGGATTAAGGTGGAGTTTCCTCATCACGAGGCGAAGGAACGGCCTGTGAAAGCCCAGTAGTTACGTCGCCGCTGTTAGACAACAATATGTCGACTTCCTTGGAATTCTCATAACAAACCAGTGGGATCTCCGACGGGAGGAGATCCCAGCAAGCTGCCAATCAACGACGGGAGGAGGAGCGTCTCCCTGAGGTCCACTGGTGTTTGTCCTCATCAATTGGCCAAGACCGGAGCAGTGCTCAACGGTCTCGCCGGAGGAGAAAATGATGGGAGGAGGAATATCAACCGGAGCGACGCTCGACGGTTTCACCGGAGAAAAGATGAGAGGTTCCTTACCCTTATCGGTTTTAGGTACATAAAAGGCATTGTGACTAGTTGATGCTGGCTTGATCTGATTACGAGGATGAGATACAGATCCTTGGACAACATTGGATCGGAGAATGTGAACTCCATCATCATTTAGTTTGACAAGGAAGCTTCTGACGCCAACGTCCACCATGACCTCCAGCGGGAAGTGAACCGAGGGTTTGAGTCTTACCAAAGTTCGCAGGTGTTCTATGGTAACGTGTTCCTTCTTTTGCACGTAGATCAAGTCGCCGATCGGCCGGAGGATCTCAACGATCGAGTCCCAGTTCTAACAATGGAGAGGAAGGTTAGTGATTCTGATCCAGTTGTAATTGCCACCTGCTACCGCATGGGATCCAAATTCAGCAGTCCAATGAGAGAGGGAGATGCAGCAGGGTCCAAGAGAAGAGTTAAGAGAGATTGGGCTTCTCTTCACCACCAGTGTTGCGTCTCTAGCGGTGGCTATAATGAGGATGAAATCGTCTTTGAAGGGAGTAATACGCTCACAAAGGTCTGTGTTCAAGCATTGAGAGAGAGATGTATAATGTGAGAGAGTGCTGATGTTGCCGGATAAGACTTTAATTaccaccatttttttttcaggtcTTCCTTTGATTTCAATATGGCTTTCAATGATGGGTAAGGATACACAGAGAGAAGAAGGGTGAGAGCGCACGAGTACACGGAGGAGAGGCTTGAGTTCTGAGGAGTTTCCTTGCGGTTTGTGATCGGAAAAGGCTCCCTGAAGAGGGTGTTTGGATCTCGTTCTAGCCTTCTTGAAATCCGGACGATGGGGCGGGGTTCGGAGTGGGCAACGAATAGCGAAATGACCAACTCCAGAGCAACGTTTGCAAGTGAGTTGGTGTCGGCATTCCTCAGCTTTGTGTCCCGAGCGCAAGCAGCTCGAGCAATTATCAGAAGATTCCGGGGAACGACGACGTTTTAGAGAAGCTGGAAAAGGACGGAGGCAGAGGTTCGGTAGAAGGAGGGAGCGGACCACTTCGGCAAAGGAGATGCCATCTCTCATAGGAGAAGCTTTGAAGACGGAGGGGTTCTGTGATGCCTGGCTGAGAGGAGGAGGGGAGGTCCTTCGTGAAGAACTAGAAGGATGGACGTAAGGTCTAGGATTTCTACGAGCTCTTCCAGAAAACCCTCCGCGAGCACCGCCACGAACCTGCCAGGAGCCGTAGTTAGATCCGGCGAAGCTATCGCGTGAGCTGCCAACGAATCTCATCGTTGGTTACTGTTCATCATCTAGATATGtagatatttttttctcttatctcCTTGTGTGATTTCTGAACTACTCTTTCTCTCTAttagattttgaaaattttttaaaaaaaggaagaagagataaaaagcaaagaagaaaagaaattacaAACAAGAGAGTTTataggaaaagagagaaaagagaaaaaaaaaaattggatggGTGTTTTCTCAGGGGCCACGTGGCCACGTGACAGCTTCTGGTGGAGACTTGTGTCAGCATGGTATTAGAGGACCAGGGTCTCGCCTGGTTTTAGAACCAGACGAGATGAGTCCTATGGATAGAAACCCTAATCCACTAGTCATAATTTGTGCTTTTTATGTAAATAACCTAGACATTATAAAACTACTTGTTCAACACAGGGTAGAAAATATGCAATGtaaaaaaaagtgataaatatATTTCCCATTTGTACTTAAATGaaattaatgttatttaaaCTGCAAACAAGTtgttcaacaacaacaacgacgtacaataataatatactactactactactaataataatatttttttcaaagtaattatcatttaatttttttaaaaaaataacttaaaaagatataaaaaaagaaattacttTAGTGATTGTTCAAAAAATAGttatgttaatattaataacaatttttaaaatggatTAAAATCCTGAAAaatttaatgatgatgatgatgataataataataatattgaaaatggtttaaaaataaaaaatctcatatttgtcattttttaaaatggaaGGGGGTGAATATAAAAAAGCCAATAACTTGAgagaaaaggcaaaaaaaaaaggggggggGTCCCACAATACCAACACACAAGCCATTCCATTCATTAGTTTCAAATGTTTTACATAAATAGATTAGGGGTGGCAATTTTTGACACGACACGTTTACACGACACGACACGACACGGCCTTAggagggtttgggtttgggttaaaTGGGTTAGTGTCTCAACCCGTTTACGACACGCCTAAATTAAGCGGGTTCGTGTCATAAACGGGTTGACACGTATATGACACGGTTAACCAGTTTAATGTGAATGGATAAACGTGTCGCGTGTCATAAACGGGTCGGGTTAACCGTGTCATAAACGGGTCAACCCGTTTATGACCCGtgagaataattcaattaatttattatttttattttaaattctaagaaaatcaaaaccccaagtattaataatttagtattagtaaataattaataaatttgtaaacattaaatattaaataaatttaccggtaattatgcatttttattggtgaatataacatttttaatagtattgatttttaaatatttttttgaaaatgtttttacaAGAGCCTATGTAACTATGTAAGTACtaagtattaataaattaaattattattttataaatataaaacaatgaatataaAACATAACTAAATTATTTAACTGAATCCTTATTCACATGGACAATTAGACATAATAAAAAGCTAATTATAATTACAGTGGCCCAATAAAAAAAGATTGGAAGTTtggaacttggaacttggaaccCATCTCTCCAATACTGCACAAACAATGAGACATCAgagaaacaaaaaattcaaaactctaCATAAATGTGTATAAAGTGATTcttaaaaaggaaaagaaagaaaagacttGATGGAAAAGACATTTGGAAATTGAAAGTATGGAACCCATCTGGCCATCCCCAGTCTCCACTCCCGTGACTCATCGATGAATTCCTTCAGGGCTTCAATGTCTCCCTCTTTTTCCTCGGttctcccaaaaccctagcacCGCACACCACTCTTCGATCGCCGTCCCTCACCTCCTCCTTCATAACCTCGCCCTCGATCCTGAATGCGCCAACATCCGCATATGACCTCGAAAAAAATCCATCAACCCGGTAGATCTTCATTCTTTCTCCTGCAAGACTACTCCAATCCTCCATCCGATTGTAGTTTATTGCCCTCTTTTTCATCTCATTCTTTGCTGGATTTCTTGAGCCAATCGGTGAGTATAAAGCCctatctttcatatttaatttttgcaggATATCATGGAAGAAGTCATTACTCTTTTAACATGcttattttctgaaattttgtagGCAGAATGTCTTCAAGTCCATATGTTGGTGAAACTGATGGTTCTCATATAAATATTgatgaggaggatgatgatttGGAGGAAATGCCTCATCCTGGAgagccaacaacaacaaaaaaaaaagtgtctCGCAAAAGAAGGTTTACTTCAGCGGTGTGGAACCATTTTGATCTTCTACCAGAGCAACCagataagaagaagagatgCAAATGCAAACATTGTGGAGTAACCTACATTGCTGACTCAAAATATGGGACAAGAAACATGAAGCGACACATCTCCACTTGTGTTAGAAAAGATATCCGCGATGTAGTTCAGTTACTAATTAGCTCTGGATCTATGTCTTTATCTGGTAATAAGTTTGATGCTGAAACCTTCAAAGATTTGTTAACGGGTGCCATTATTATGCATGATCTACCTTTTCAATTCATGGAGTTTGAAGGAATTAGAGCTGTTTTGACATATTTGAAACCTAATTTGAATATTGTTACTAGAAATACTTGTAAGGATGATTGTCTAAAGATGTTTAAAAGGGAAAAACAGAATATCAAAAATATGCTAGCAGTGTCACCTGGAAGGATTTGTTTGACTTCAGATTGTTGGTCATCTTTAACTACTGATGGTTACATATGTTTGACTGCTCACTTTGTTGATAAGAATTGGGTTTTGCATAAAAGAATTTTGAACTTCTGTTATATGCCACCTCCTCATAATGGGATatcattatcttaaaaaattcatagttttcTATGTGATTGGGGGATTGATTTAAGAGTTTTCACATTGACATTGGACAATGCTTCCGCAAATAATACTTGTGCTACTTTGTTGAAGACTCAATTACTTAACAAAAATGGACTTGTATATGGTGGAAAGTATTTTCATATGCGTCGTTGGGCGCGCTCATATTATAAATTTAGTGGTTCAAGATGGGCTGAAATGCATAGATCCTTGTGTCACCAAAATTAGTGAATGTGTTAAGTATGTGAAAGGCTCTCAAGTTAGAAAGCAAAAGTTTCTTGAATGTGTTGCTCATAGTTCTCTTGATAGCAAGAAAGGATTAAGGCAAGATGTCACTACTCGATGGAACTCAACTTATATCATGCTTGAAAGTGCCATTTATTATCGCCGTGCATTCATGCATTTAGAATTGAGTGATTCAAACTTCAAGCATTGTCCTTCAAGAGATGAATGGGAGAAAGtggagaaaattaaaaaaattttagctcTATTTTATGCCATTACCAATCTATTCTCCGGTTCAAAGTATCCAACTACAAACATGTATATTCCTTTAGTTGTGACCGCttatttgaaaatgaaagacGAGGTGGATGGCTTTGATGAGTGCATGAGTTCTATGGTTGTTGTGATGCttgaaaaatttcagaaatattGGGATGATTTCAATAAGTTACTAGCCATGGCTATTATTATGGATCCTCGATATAAGTTTCATTTTGTGGATTGGAGCTATAAAATGATATATGGTGTGGATATGGGAAAAGCTAAGGTGGAAGAATTGCGAGGGGTTCTTAAGTCTCTTTTTGATCATTATGTGGATGTATCTCCGTTGGCATCAATTAGATCAACCAATTTAGCTCCAACAACTCATAATGCTTCGAAACTTGCTCGATAATACTCTGAAGATTTGATGAAGGTACTTATAATTTTTGTActcagtatttttatttttaatatggatGTGAATCTGAATTGTTAAATCTTAATGTCTATGtgaaatctgaatttttttcatatatactttTTGCATGTCTATGTCCATGTCTTTAGCTTTCTTCATGACCTCTTAATATGCATCTTTGTTAAATCTTAATGTCCATGTCTTTTGCTACTAACTATGCCTTCTTAATGTGCATCTTTGTTATCTTAATGTCCATGTGAAATCggaattttttcatatatactttTACATGTCCATGTCTTTAGCTTTCTTCATGACCTCTTAATGTGCATCTTTGTTAAATCTTAATGTCCATGTGAAATCTGAATTAAGAAATCCATGTATATTAACTATGGCCACTTAATGTGCATCTTTGTTAAAATCTTAATGTCCATGTCTTTTGCTACTAACTATGGCCTCTTAATGTGCATCTTTGTTATCTTAATGTTCATGTGAAATctgaattttttcatatatactttTGCATGTCCATGTTTTTAGCTTTCTTCATGACATCTTAATGTGCatctttgttaaattttaatgtcCATGTGAAATCTGAATTAAGAAATCCATGTGTATTAACTATGGCCACTTAATGTGCATCTTTGTTAAATCTTAATGTCCATGTGAACTAAAGAGTGAAGGTACttactaatattattttcatactatattttatttgaatttatatgtGAATGTGAATAGAAATctgaattgtttttaaaaaatttttgtaaGATGTTTGATGCTGCTACTAGTGATGAGACTACTCCGCACAAGTGCGAACTTGAACTATACTTAGATGAACCGAGATTGGATAGGAAGATTGAACTTGATGTGTTGAAATATTGGAAAGGGAATGAATTTCGGTATCCTAGTGTTGCATCTATGGCTCGTGATATTCTCATGATTCCTATCACGACTGTTGCTTCTGAAAGCGCATTTAGTACTGGAGGAAGGATTTTTGACCAATATAGAAGTGCGCTAAAGCCTGATGTGGTTGAAGCATGGGTTTGTACTCGAGATTGGATATATGGATTAAAaggtattatatttttatgtatgttttatttaatttagtgttatttcaatataattttcatatatattttttgttatctatttattgttttgtagatGTTTTGCAAAATGAGGTGGAGGAATTGGCAACCATGGTAGAGCTTAATCCCAACGACAAAGCAGAATGTCCATCATCTTCTACTTCGGTGCATTTGGATAAATAACTTagcttattatttttgtaatggattgttttaatttagacaagtaaaacaatatgtatctttatatttctatgtttttatgttgtttGGCTATATCACATATGAATTAATGGATTTAatgatgtttaagtattttatgtttaatgttagtttggattttttacaaaaatgttttgattaaatattagtATCACGTGATCGTATAGTGTGGCGTGTTAAACATGTAGTA is a window from the Dioscorea cayenensis subsp. rotundata cultivar TDr96_F1 chromosome 2, TDr96_F1_v2_PseudoChromosome.rev07_lg8_w22 25.fasta, whole genome shotgun sequence genome containing:
- the LOC120275485 gene encoding zinc finger BED domain-containing protein RICESLEEPER 2-like, yielding MDLYMVESIFICVVGRAHIINLVVQDGLKCIDPCVTKISECVKYVKGSQVRKQKFLECVAHSSLDSKKGLRQDVTTRWNSTYIMLESAIYYRRAFMHLELSDSNFKHCPSRDEWEKVEKIKKILALFYAITNLFSGSKYPTTNMYIPLVVTAYLKMKDEVDGFDECMSSMVVVMLEKFQKYWDDFNKLLAMAIIMDPRYKFHFVDWSYKMIYGVDMGKAKVEELRGVLKSLFDHYVDVSPLASIRSTNLAPTTHNASKLAR